The following are encoded together in the Verrucomicrobiia bacterium genome:
- a CDS encoding HD domain-containing protein, translated as MTEAVVTKQIVAVIDIGTSGIRMIVAELGGKSEIRYLENLQKPIRFGKEVFTTGRIGNAAMREAIEILKNFKSVAQSYAVNKIQAIATSAVREAMNRDNFIDQVYVRTGIDIEILDGPEENRLELIAVEHALGNQMDLGTKNCLIVEVGSGTTEMIILNQGQVEITRTIALGSLRLPEKTNPGKTEPAVMQRLLKRHVHEIAVYSAREYSFSQVDTFIALGSDMRFVAGQLGAKGTEPFVTLDQKEFVGLVNKIAKLAPEKIAEQYGIPYAQAETLYASLLVYLNFLGETKAESVVVPMTSIRDGLLLELAQMLSGYKRTDVSKQVINSARHLAEKYKYDKGHAGCVTSLALKLFDALKKDHGMGSKERLLLEVSATLHDIGSYIAPTSHHKHSSYLVDTADIFGLRKADRNIVSNVVRYHRRATPQPSHVGYMSLPKEDRSVVSKLAALLRVADALDHGHQQKIRNFVLRPGEDAYILLVPEELGDISLERNSLREKGDLFADVFGAPIDIKQTSEPL; from the coding sequence ATGACCGAAGCCGTCGTCACCAAACAAATCGTGGCCGTCATCGACATCGGCACCAGCGGCATCCGCATGATCGTGGCCGAGCTCGGCGGCAAAAGCGAAATCCGTTATCTGGAAAACCTGCAGAAGCCCATCCGCTTCGGCAAGGAAGTCTTCACGACCGGCCGCATCGGCAACGCGGCCATGCGCGAGGCCATCGAGATCCTGAAAAATTTCAAGTCCGTGGCCCAGAGTTATGCCGTGAACAAGATCCAGGCCATTGCCACGAGCGCGGTGCGCGAAGCCATGAACCGCGACAACTTCATCGACCAGGTCTACGTGCGGACAGGCATCGACATTGAGATCCTGGACGGTCCCGAGGAAAACCGCCTGGAGCTGATCGCCGTGGAACATGCGCTCGGCAACCAGATGGACCTGGGCACGAAGAACTGCCTCATCGTCGAAGTCGGCTCGGGCACGACCGAGATGATCATCTTGAACCAGGGTCAGGTGGAAATCACACGCACGATCGCGCTGGGCTCGCTGCGGCTTCCGGAAAAGACGAACCCGGGCAAGACCGAGCCGGCCGTGATGCAGCGGCTCCTGAAGCGCCACGTGCATGAGATCGCCGTTTATTCGGCGCGGGAATACAGCTTTTCGCAGGTGGACACGTTCATCGCGCTCGGCTCCGACATGCGCTTTGTCGCGGGCCAGCTCGGCGCCAAGGGGACGGAGCCTTTCGTGACGCTCGACCAGAAAGAATTCGTGGGCCTGGTCAACAAAATCGCCAAGCTCGCGCCGGAAAAAATCGCGGAGCAGTACGGCATTCCTTACGCGCAGGCGGAAACGCTTTATGCGTCGCTGCTCGTTTATCTCAACTTTTTGGGTGAGACCAAGGCGGAAAGCGTGGTGGTGCCGATGACAAGCATTCGCGACGGGCTTCTGCTCGAGCTCGCGCAGATGCTCTCGGGCTACAAGCGGACGGACGTTTCCAAGCAGGTCATCAATTCCGCGCGCCACCTGGCGGAGAAGTACAAATATGACAAGGGGCACGCGGGCTGCGTGACGTCGCTGGCCCTGAAGCTTTTCGACGCGCTCAAAAAAGACCACGGCATGGGATCCAAAGAAAGGCTGCTGCTGGAAGTCTCGGCCACGCTGCACGACATCGGCAGCTACATCGCGCCGACCAGCCATCATAAGCATTCGAGTTATCTCGTGGACACCGCGGACATCTTCGGACTGCGCAAGGCGGACCGCAATATCGTTTCCAATGTCGTGCGCTACCACCGGCGAGCCACGCCGCAGCCCTCGCACGTCGGGTACATGTCGCTGCCCAAGGAAGACCGCTCGGTCGTGTCGAAACTCGCGGCGCTCCTCCGGGTCGCGGACGCGCTCGACCACGGCCACCAGCAGAAGATCCGCAATTTCGTGCTCCGTCCCGGGGAAGATGCCTACATCCTGCTCGTTCCGGAAGAGCTGGGCGATATCAGCCTCGAGCGCAACAGCCTGCGTGAGAAAGGCGATCTGTTCGCCGACGTTTTCGGGGCGCCGATCGACATCAAACAGACAAGCGAGCCGCTTTGA